A stretch of the Vicinamibacterales bacterium genome encodes the following:
- a CDS encoding four helix bundle protein: MPRSHEDLICWRLADELRQMIIHHTESAPASKDFRFTSNLRDAVSSACRNQAEGFYKFRHKEQKPYFKTARASLGETKDCIRDGKQRGYFSPEVAEQMTNLCGRAMIANLRWLKTLDRPDPD; this comes from the coding sequence ATGCCGAGATCGCACGAAGATCTGATTTGCTGGCGACTGGCCGACGAGTTGCGGCAGATGATCATCCATCACACCGAGTCCGCACCGGCCTCGAAGGACTTCCGGTTTACGAGCAACCTGCGCGACGCCGTCTCGTCGGCGTGCCGCAATCAGGCGGAAGGCTTCTACAAGTTCAGGCACAAGGAACAGAAGCCCTACTTCAAGACCGCCCGCGCCTCGCTCGGCGAGACCAAAGACTGTATCCGCGACGGCAAGCAACGCGGCTATTTCTCTCCCGAGGTCGCCGAGCAGATGACCAACCTCTGCGGCCGAGCCATGATCGCCAACCTGCGATGGCTCAAGACACTGGATCGCCCCGACCCCGACTAG
- a CDS encoding sulfurtransferase: METYPNAQLLTTPAALSAALAAPPKRLVLDLRPAEDFAAGHLPGAVHLDLWGLSLVDTDPAPLKAFMWIIDHLLNLRGVDAATPVVVYDHQSGMRAARAFWFLEYFGHAQVQVLDGGFGAWVSAGLPVTREAAAPALSAWSGAPRAETLATWRDVQARLGSADAVILDTRSDEEYHGTLVRAKRGGRIPGAAHVEWKRNLASDGSFKPAAELRALYEQAGVTPDKEIVAYCQGGYRAAHAYLALRLLGYPRVRNYTGSWKEWGDREELPIEKG, translated from the coding sequence ATGGAGACCTACCCGAACGCCCAGTTGCTGACCACTCCGGCCGCGCTGTCGGCGGCGCTGGCCGCTCCGCCCAAACGGCTCGTCCTCGATCTGCGTCCGGCCGAGGACTTTGCCGCCGGCCACCTGCCCGGCGCGGTGCACCTCGATCTCTGGGGGCTCTCGCTCGTCGACACCGATCCGGCGCCGTTGAAGGCGTTCATGTGGATCATCGACCATCTGCTCAACCTGCGTGGGGTCGACGCGGCGACTCCGGTCGTCGTCTACGATCATCAGTCGGGAATGCGGGCCGCGCGCGCGTTCTGGTTCCTCGAGTACTTCGGCCACGCGCAGGTGCAGGTGCTCGACGGAGGGTTTGGGGCGTGGGTGTCGGCGGGGCTGCCGGTCACGCGTGAGGCGGCGGCGCCGGCGCTGAGCGCCTGGAGCGGCGCGCCGCGAGCCGAGACGCTGGCCACCTGGCGCGACGTCCAGGCGCGGCTCGGCAGCGCCGACGCGGTGATCCTCGACACCCGCAGCGACGAGGAGTATCACGGCACGCTGGTCCGCGCGAAACGCGGCGGCCGGATTCCCGGCGCCGCCCACGTCGAGTGGAAACGCAATCTCGCCTCCGACGGGTCGTTCAAGCCGGCGGCGGAACTGCGCGCGCTCTACGAGCAGGCGGGGGTCACGCCCGACAAGGAGATCGTCGCGTACTGCCAGGGCGGGTACCGCGCCGCGCATGCGTATCTCGCGCTGCGCCTGCTCGGGTACCCGAGGGTGCGCAATTACACCGGGTCGTGGAAGGAATGGGGGGACAGGGAGGAGTTGCCGATCGAGAAAGGATGA
- a CDS encoding dipeptidase yields the protein MNAVIDFINTNRDKYVDELKAYLAIPSISALPEHAGDVKRCAAWTADEMRRIGMENVRLVETPGFPVVYGDWLNAPGAPTILFYGHYDVQPVDPLNLWESPPFEATVRDGEIYARGAADDKGQVFMHFKAIEAHLKQNGRLPCNIKVILEGEEEVGSANLDNFVKDHRDELAADVVVISDSPMFDRGIPSICYGLRGLVYFQIDLRGTKSDLHSGSFGGAVANPAFVLANLLAQMKDRGGHIKIPGFYDAVRELTDAEREQWKKLPFNEKRYARELGAPKLWGETGYSTLERVWARPTFEVNGILSGFTGEGAKTVIPAVAMAKVSMRLVPNQDPDTIAQLFEDYVKKAAPKTVEVKVTRMHGGKPWMTEFDNKFVQAAGRAIKQGFGQDPVFNREGGSIPVVATFQEILGLPSVLFGVGLPDENAHAPNEKLDLGNFHGGIIASAFLYDEIARS from the coding sequence ATGAATGCAGTCATCGATTTCATCAACACGAATCGCGACAAGTACGTCGACGAACTCAAGGCCTATCTCGCGATCCCGAGTATCAGCGCGCTGCCCGAGCACGCCGGCGACGTCAAACGCTGCGCCGCGTGGACGGCCGACGAGATGCGCCGCATCGGCATGGAGAACGTGCGGCTGGTCGAGACGCCCGGCTTTCCCGTCGTCTACGGCGACTGGCTGAACGCGCCTGGGGCGCCGACGATCCTGTTCTACGGCCACTACGACGTGCAGCCGGTCGATCCGTTGAATCTGTGGGAGTCGCCGCCCTTCGAGGCGACGGTGCGCGACGGCGAAATCTATGCGCGCGGCGCCGCCGATGACAAGGGCCAGGTGTTCATGCACTTCAAGGCCATCGAGGCCCACCTGAAGCAGAACGGCCGGCTGCCGTGCAACATCAAGGTGATCCTCGAAGGGGAAGAAGAGGTCGGCTCCGCCAATCTCGACAACTTCGTCAAGGATCACCGCGACGAACTCGCGGCCGACGTCGTCGTCATCTCCGACTCGCCGATGTTCGACCGCGGCATCCCGTCGATCTGCTACGGCCTGCGCGGGCTCGTCTACTTCCAGATCGATCTGCGCGGCACCAAGTCGGATCTGCACTCGGGATCGTTCGGCGGCGCCGTCGCCAATCCCGCGTTCGTGCTCGCCAACCTGCTGGCGCAGATGAAGGATCGGGGCGGCCATATCAAGATCCCTGGCTTCTATGACGCCGTGCGCGAGTTGACCGACGCCGAGCGCGAGCAATGGAAGAAGCTGCCCTTCAACGAGAAGCGCTACGCTCGTGAGCTGGGCGCGCCCAAGCTGTGGGGCGAAACCGGCTACTCGACGCTGGAGCGCGTCTGGGCGCGGCCGACCTTCGAGGTCAACGGCATCCTTTCGGGTTTCACCGGCGAAGGCGCCAAGACTGTCATCCCGGCGGTGGCGATGGCCAAGGTCAGCATGCGTCTGGTGCCGAACCAGGATCCGGACACGATCGCGCAGCTCTTCGAAGACTACGTGAAGAAGGCGGCGCCGAAGACCGTCGAGGTGAAGGTGACGCGCATGCACGGCGGCAAGCCGTGGATGACCGAGTTCGACAACAAGTTCGTGCAGGCCGCCGGCCGCGCCATCAAGCAGGGTTTCGGCCAGGATCCCGTTTTCAACCGCGAAGGCGGCTCGATCCCTGTCGTCGCGACGTTCCAGGAGATCCTCGGGCTGCCGTCAGTGCTCTTCGGCGTCGGCTTGCCCGACGAGAACGCGCACGCCCCCAACGAAAAACTGGACCTGGGGAATTTCCACGGCGGCATCATCGCGTCGGCCTTTCTCTACGACGAGATCGCGAGGAGTTAG
- a CDS encoding transcriptional regulator, with protein MPRKHPHRDEPGRYAYEGLDRVLHEKARLGIMTTLVTRPEGVVFNELKRLCALTDGNLSRHIDVLQEAGLLEAWRGAEGGRPQTLYRMTPDGRARFVAYLEELEQVVRDALPKAARKLERAPDLPPGYQPA; from the coding sequence ATGCCCCGTAAACATCCGCACCGCGACGAACCTGGCCGATACGCCTACGAGGGGCTCGATCGTGTCCTGCACGAAAAAGCCCGCCTCGGGATCATGACGACGCTCGTGACGCGTCCCGAAGGGGTGGTGTTCAACGAGCTGAAACGGCTCTGCGCGCTCACCGACGGCAACCTGAGCCGGCACATCGACGTGCTGCAGGAGGCCGGACTTCTGGAAGCCTGGCGCGGCGCCGAAGGTGGACGGCCGCAGACGCTGTATCGCATGACACCCGACGGCCGGGCCCGCTTCGTGGCCTATCTCGAGGAACTCGAACAGGTGGTTCGCGACGCGCTGCCCAAAGCGGCGCGCAAGCTGGAACGGGCGCCGGATCTGCCGCCGGGCTACCAGCCGGCCTGA